A window of Macrotis lagotis isolate mMagLag1 chromosome X, bilby.v1.9.chrom.fasta, whole genome shotgun sequence contains these coding sequences:
- the YTHDF3 gene encoding YTH domain-containing family protein 3 isoform X1 codes for MIYFPFSSRVIVLMKVLPIPMDQCLELSSTHPILEEEEGKRPKGQGNKVSVQNGSIHQKDAVNDDDFEPYLSSQTNQSNSYPPMSDPYMPSYYAPSIGFPYSLGEAAWSTAGDPPMPYLTTYGQMSNGEHHYIPDGVFSQPGALGNTPPFLGQHGFNFFPGNADFSTWGTSGSQGQSTQSSAYSSSYGYPPSSLGRAITDGQAGFGNDNLSKVPGISSIEQGMTGLKIGGDMTAAVTKTVGSALSSTGMTSIAANSVPPVSSSAPKPTSWAAIARKPAKPQPKLKPKGNVGIGGPAVPPPPIKHNMNIGTWDDKGSVVKAPPTQPVLPPQTIIQQPQPLIQPPPLVQSQLPQQQPQPPQPQQQQGPQPQAQPHQVQQQQQPQQLQNRWVAPRNRGVGFNQNNGAGSENFGLGVVPVSSSPSGVEVHPVLEKLKAINNYNPKDFDWNLKNGRVFIIKSYSEDDIHRSIKYSIWCSTEHGNKRLDAAYRSLNGKGPLYLLFSVNGSGHFCGVAEMKSVVDYNAYAGVWSQDKWKGKFDVKWIFVKDVPNNQLRHIRLENNDNKPVTNSRDTQEVPLEKAKQVLKIIATFKHTTSIFDDFAHYEKRQEEEEAMRRERNRNKQ; via the exons AGACCTAAAGGGCAAGGAAATAAAG TTTCAGTACAAAATGGTTCGATTCATCAGAAAGATGCTGTGAATGATGATGATTTTGAGCCATACCTAAGTAGCCAGACAAATCAG agtaACAGCTATCCACCAATGTCCGATCCATACATGCCTAGTTACTATGCTCCATCCATTGGATTTCCGTATTCTCTTGGTGAAGCAGCATGGTCTACAGCTGGAGACCCACCTATGCCATATTTGACAACTTATGGACAAATGAGCAATGGTGAACATCATTATATACCTGATGGTGTATTTAGTCAACCTGGGGCTTTAGGAAATACTCCCCCATTCCTTGGTCAAcatggatttaatttttttcctgggaATGCAGATTTCTCTACATGGGGGACAAGTGGATCTCAGGGACAATCAACACAAAGTTCTGCTTATAGTAGCAGCTATGGTTATCCACCTAGCTCTCTTGGGAGAGCCATAACTGATGGACAGGCTGGATTTGGCAATGATAATTTGAGTAAGGTGCCGGGCATTAGTAGTATTGAGCAGGGCATGACTGGACTGAAAATTGGTGGTGATATGACAGCTGCTGTGACAAAAACTGTAGGTTCCGCTTTGAGCAGTACTGGGATGACAAGCATTGCAGCAAATAGTGTACCTCCAGTTAGCAGTTCAGCACCAAAACCGACTTCTTGGGCTGCCATTGCCAGAAAGCCTGCCAAACCTCAACCGAAACTTAAACCTAAGGGCAATGTGGGAATTGGGGGACCTGCTGTACCACCTCCTCCTATAAAGCATAACATGAATATTGGAACTTGGGATGACAAAGGGTCAGTGGTAAAAGCTCCACCCACCCAACCAGTTCTGCCTCCTCAGACTATAATCCAGCAGCCTCAGCCATTAATTCAACCACCACCATTGGTGCAAAGCCAACTGCCTCAACAGCAGCCTCAGCCACCACAACCACAGCAGCAACAAGGACCTCAGCCACAGGCCCAGCCTCACCAagtgcagcagcagcagcaaccgCAGCAACTGCAAAATCGTTGGGTAGCTCCTCGTAACAGAGGAGTAGGTTTCAACCAGAACAATGGAGCAGGCAGTGAAAACTTTGGTTTAGGTGTTGTTCCTGTCAGCTCTTCACCATCTGGAGTAGAAGTACACCCAGTGCTGGAAAAACTAAAGGCCATAAATAACTATAATCCCAAAGACTTTGATTGGAATCTGAAGAATGGACGTGTGTTTATAATCAAAAGCTATTCTGAGGACGATATACATCGTTCCATTAAATATTCTATCTGGTGTAGTACTGAACATGGTAATAAGCGTTTGGATGCAGCTTACCGTTCTCTGAATGGCAAAGGTCCTCTCTATTTACTCTTCAGTGTGAATGGTAGTGGACATTTTTGTGGAGTGGCTGAGATGAAGTCTGTTGTGGACTACAATGCATATGCTGGAGTCTGGTCTCAGGATAAGTGGAAGGGCAAGTTTGATGTTAAATGGATCTTTGTCAAAGACGTTCCCAATAACCAGTTGCGGCACATTCGTTTGGAAAATAATGACAACAAACCAGTTACCAATTCAAGGGACACTCAAGAGGTACCCCTAGAAAAAGCTAAGCAAGTGCTTAAAATAATTGCTACTTTCAAGCATACCACCTCAATCTTTGATGACTTTGCACATTATGAAAAGCGTCAAGAGGAGGAGGAAGCCATGCGAAGG gagagaaatagaaacaaacaATAA
- the YTHDF3 gene encoding YTH domain-containing family protein 3 isoform X2, translating into MSATSVDQRPKGQGNKVSVQNGSIHQKDAVNDDDFEPYLSSQTNQSNSYPPMSDPYMPSYYAPSIGFPYSLGEAAWSTAGDPPMPYLTTYGQMSNGEHHYIPDGVFSQPGALGNTPPFLGQHGFNFFPGNADFSTWGTSGSQGQSTQSSAYSSSYGYPPSSLGRAITDGQAGFGNDNLSKVPGISSIEQGMTGLKIGGDMTAAVTKTVGSALSSTGMTSIAANSVPPVSSSAPKPTSWAAIARKPAKPQPKLKPKGNVGIGGPAVPPPPIKHNMNIGTWDDKGSVVKAPPTQPVLPPQTIIQQPQPLIQPPPLVQSQLPQQQPQPPQPQQQQGPQPQAQPHQVQQQQQPQQLQNRWVAPRNRGVGFNQNNGAGSENFGLGVVPVSSSPSGVEVHPVLEKLKAINNYNPKDFDWNLKNGRVFIIKSYSEDDIHRSIKYSIWCSTEHGNKRLDAAYRSLNGKGPLYLLFSVNGSGHFCGVAEMKSVVDYNAYAGVWSQDKWKGKFDVKWIFVKDVPNNQLRHIRLENNDNKPVTNSRDTQEVPLEKAKQVLKIIATFKHTTSIFDDFAHYEKRQEEEEAMRRERNRNKQ; encoded by the exons ATGTCAGCCACTAGCGTGGATCAG AGACCTAAAGGGCAAGGAAATAAAG TTTCAGTACAAAATGGTTCGATTCATCAGAAAGATGCTGTGAATGATGATGATTTTGAGCCATACCTAAGTAGCCAGACAAATCAG agtaACAGCTATCCACCAATGTCCGATCCATACATGCCTAGTTACTATGCTCCATCCATTGGATTTCCGTATTCTCTTGGTGAAGCAGCATGGTCTACAGCTGGAGACCCACCTATGCCATATTTGACAACTTATGGACAAATGAGCAATGGTGAACATCATTATATACCTGATGGTGTATTTAGTCAACCTGGGGCTTTAGGAAATACTCCCCCATTCCTTGGTCAAcatggatttaatttttttcctgggaATGCAGATTTCTCTACATGGGGGACAAGTGGATCTCAGGGACAATCAACACAAAGTTCTGCTTATAGTAGCAGCTATGGTTATCCACCTAGCTCTCTTGGGAGAGCCATAACTGATGGACAGGCTGGATTTGGCAATGATAATTTGAGTAAGGTGCCGGGCATTAGTAGTATTGAGCAGGGCATGACTGGACTGAAAATTGGTGGTGATATGACAGCTGCTGTGACAAAAACTGTAGGTTCCGCTTTGAGCAGTACTGGGATGACAAGCATTGCAGCAAATAGTGTACCTCCAGTTAGCAGTTCAGCACCAAAACCGACTTCTTGGGCTGCCATTGCCAGAAAGCCTGCCAAACCTCAACCGAAACTTAAACCTAAGGGCAATGTGGGAATTGGGGGACCTGCTGTACCACCTCCTCCTATAAAGCATAACATGAATATTGGAACTTGGGATGACAAAGGGTCAGTGGTAAAAGCTCCACCCACCCAACCAGTTCTGCCTCCTCAGACTATAATCCAGCAGCCTCAGCCATTAATTCAACCACCACCATTGGTGCAAAGCCAACTGCCTCAACAGCAGCCTCAGCCACCACAACCACAGCAGCAACAAGGACCTCAGCCACAGGCCCAGCCTCACCAagtgcagcagcagcagcaaccgCAGCAACTGCAAAATCGTTGGGTAGCTCCTCGTAACAGAGGAGTAGGTTTCAACCAGAACAATGGAGCAGGCAGTGAAAACTTTGGTTTAGGTGTTGTTCCTGTCAGCTCTTCACCATCTGGAGTAGAAGTACACCCAGTGCTGGAAAAACTAAAGGCCATAAATAACTATAATCCCAAAGACTTTGATTGGAATCTGAAGAATGGACGTGTGTTTATAATCAAAAGCTATTCTGAGGACGATATACATCGTTCCATTAAATATTCTATCTGGTGTAGTACTGAACATGGTAATAAGCGTTTGGATGCAGCTTACCGTTCTCTGAATGGCAAAGGTCCTCTCTATTTACTCTTCAGTGTGAATGGTAGTGGACATTTTTGTGGAGTGGCTGAGATGAAGTCTGTTGTGGACTACAATGCATATGCTGGAGTCTGGTCTCAGGATAAGTGGAAGGGCAAGTTTGATGTTAAATGGATCTTTGTCAAAGACGTTCCCAATAACCAGTTGCGGCACATTCGTTTGGAAAATAATGACAACAAACCAGTTACCAATTCAAGGGACACTCAAGAGGTACCCCTAGAAAAAGCTAAGCAAGTGCTTAAAATAATTGCTACTTTCAAGCATACCACCTCAATCTTTGATGACTTTGCACATTATGAAAAGCGTCAAGAGGAGGAGGAAGCCATGCGAAGG gagagaaatagaaacaaacaATAA
- the YTHDF3 gene encoding YTH domain-containing family protein 3 isoform X3, which translates to MSDPYMPSYYAPSIGFPYSLGEAAWSTAGDPPMPYLTTYGQMSNGEHHYIPDGVFSQPGALGNTPPFLGQHGFNFFPGNADFSTWGTSGSQGQSTQSSAYSSSYGYPPSSLGRAITDGQAGFGNDNLSKVPGISSIEQGMTGLKIGGDMTAAVTKTVGSALSSTGMTSIAANSVPPVSSSAPKPTSWAAIARKPAKPQPKLKPKGNVGIGGPAVPPPPIKHNMNIGTWDDKGSVVKAPPTQPVLPPQTIIQQPQPLIQPPPLVQSQLPQQQPQPPQPQQQQGPQPQAQPHQVQQQQQPQQLQNRWVAPRNRGVGFNQNNGAGSENFGLGVVPVSSSPSGVEVHPVLEKLKAINNYNPKDFDWNLKNGRVFIIKSYSEDDIHRSIKYSIWCSTEHGNKRLDAAYRSLNGKGPLYLLFSVNGSGHFCGVAEMKSVVDYNAYAGVWSQDKWKGKFDVKWIFVKDVPNNQLRHIRLENNDNKPVTNSRDTQEVPLEKAKQVLKIIATFKHTTSIFDDFAHYEKRQEEEEAMRRERNRNKQ; encoded by the exons ATGTCCGATCCATACATGCCTAGTTACTATGCTCCATCCATTGGATTTCCGTATTCTCTTGGTGAAGCAGCATGGTCTACAGCTGGAGACCCACCTATGCCATATTTGACAACTTATGGACAAATGAGCAATGGTGAACATCATTATATACCTGATGGTGTATTTAGTCAACCTGGGGCTTTAGGAAATACTCCCCCATTCCTTGGTCAAcatggatttaatttttttcctgggaATGCAGATTTCTCTACATGGGGGACAAGTGGATCTCAGGGACAATCAACACAAAGTTCTGCTTATAGTAGCAGCTATGGTTATCCACCTAGCTCTCTTGGGAGAGCCATAACTGATGGACAGGCTGGATTTGGCAATGATAATTTGAGTAAGGTGCCGGGCATTAGTAGTATTGAGCAGGGCATGACTGGACTGAAAATTGGTGGTGATATGACAGCTGCTGTGACAAAAACTGTAGGTTCCGCTTTGAGCAGTACTGGGATGACAAGCATTGCAGCAAATAGTGTACCTCCAGTTAGCAGTTCAGCACCAAAACCGACTTCTTGGGCTGCCATTGCCAGAAAGCCTGCCAAACCTCAACCGAAACTTAAACCTAAGGGCAATGTGGGAATTGGGGGACCTGCTGTACCACCTCCTCCTATAAAGCATAACATGAATATTGGAACTTGGGATGACAAAGGGTCAGTGGTAAAAGCTCCACCCACCCAACCAGTTCTGCCTCCTCAGACTATAATCCAGCAGCCTCAGCCATTAATTCAACCACCACCATTGGTGCAAAGCCAACTGCCTCAACAGCAGCCTCAGCCACCACAACCACAGCAGCAACAAGGACCTCAGCCACAGGCCCAGCCTCACCAagtgcagcagcagcagcaaccgCAGCAACTGCAAAATCGTTGGGTAGCTCCTCGTAACAGAGGAGTAGGTTTCAACCAGAACAATGGAGCAGGCAGTGAAAACTTTGGTTTAGGTGTTGTTCCTGTCAGCTCTTCACCATCTGGAGTAGAAGTACACCCAGTGCTGGAAAAACTAAAGGCCATAAATAACTATAATCCCAAAGACTTTGATTGGAATCTGAAGAATGGACGTGTGTTTATAATCAAAAGCTATTCTGAGGACGATATACATCGTTCCATTAAATATTCTATCTGGTGTAGTACTGAACATGGTAATAAGCGTTTGGATGCAGCTTACCGTTCTCTGAATGGCAAAGGTCCTCTCTATTTACTCTTCAGTGTGAATGGTAGTGGACATTTTTGTGGAGTGGCTGAGATGAAGTCTGTTGTGGACTACAATGCATATGCTGGAGTCTGGTCTCAGGATAAGTGGAAGGGCAAGTTTGATGTTAAATGGATCTTTGTCAAAGACGTTCCCAATAACCAGTTGCGGCACATTCGTTTGGAAAATAATGACAACAAACCAGTTACCAATTCAAGGGACACTCAAGAGGTACCCCTAGAAAAAGCTAAGCAAGTGCTTAAAATAATTGCTACTTTCAAGCATACCACCTCAATCTTTGATGACTTTGCACATTATGAAAAGCGTCAAGAGGAGGAGGAAGCCATGCGAAGG gagagaaatagaaacaaacaATAA